A genomic stretch from Hymenobacter psoromatis includes:
- a CDS encoding permease codes for MLIKKGLVVFSAVELGATRVSVAALLLLPFALREIGRVERSRLKWLALGGTVGTLIPAFLFAYAETRLASGLAGVLNALTAVFALLMGALFFGQRLTGARVLGIGLGLAGTLVLMLLGGSAADGPAPGGAGNAWYGGYIVLATIGYGLSVNVIKYRLHALTPVAVTSLLLLIIGGPALAYLLLGTGFAHKLATVPGAWAAFGYIALLATLSTAVATLLFNMLLQRSTTLFASSSTYLIPIVALAWGALDGEAFNLWHAAGMVVILAGVFVIHRAR; via the coding sequence ATCCTGATCAAGAAGGGCTTAGTGGTGTTTTCGGCGGTGGAGCTGGGGGCCACGCGGGTGAGCGTAGCGGCGCTGCTGCTGCTGCCGTTTGCGCTGCGCGAAATCGGGCGCGTCGAGCGCAGCCGGCTCAAGTGGCTGGCCCTCGGCGGCACGGTGGGCACGCTGATTCCGGCATTTTTGTTTGCCTACGCCGAAACGCGGCTGGCCTCGGGGCTGGCGGGCGTGCTCAATGCGCTCACGGCGGTGTTTGCGCTGCTGATGGGTGCGCTGTTTTTTGGGCAGCGCCTCACCGGGGCGCGGGTGCTGGGCATCGGGCTGGGCCTGGCGGGCACGCTGGTGCTGATGCTGCTGGGCGGCAGCGCCGCCGATGGCCCTGCCCCCGGCGGCGCGGGCAACGCCTGGTACGGCGGCTACATCGTGCTGGCCACCATCGGCTACGGCCTGAGCGTGAACGTGATAAAATACCGGCTGCACGCGCTCACGCCGGTGGCCGTGACGTCGCTGCTGCTGCTTATTATCGGGGGGCCGGCGCTGGCGTATTTGCTGCTGGGCACGGGCTTCGCGCACAAGCTGGCCACGGTGCCGGGCGCGTGGGCGGCGTTTGGCTACATCGCGCTGCTGGCCACGCTGAGCACGGCCGTGGCTACGCTGCTGTTTAACATGCTGTTGCAGCGCTCCACTACGCTTTTTGCCTCGTCGAGCACCTACCTCATTCCCATCGTGGCGCTGGCCTGGGGCGCGCTCGATGGCGAGGCCTTCAACCTGTGGCACGCGGCGGGCATGGTGGTTATTTTGGCCGGCGTGTTCGTCATTCACCGGGCGCGGTAG